One region of Oryza glaberrima chromosome 7, OglaRS2, whole genome shotgun sequence genomic DNA includes:
- the LOC127780786 gene encoding uncharacterized protein LOC127780786 — protein sequence MAVRALVSKLRIPAAASRRALPPFRSFSAASQDKVGGTTARAAAKEGTPISDNSRKIEKFYRKLRWYQALGNFLGFNTSVYLFYRYHYT from the exons ATGGCGGTGCGCGCTCTGGTCTCCAAGCTGAGGATCCCCGCGGCTGCTTCCCGCCGGGCTCTTCCGCCGTTTAGatccttctccgccgcctctcAG GATAAGGTTGGCGGAACTACTGCACGCGCTGCCGCTAAAGAAGGAACTCCAATTTCTGATAATAGCAG GAAGATCGAGAAGTTTTACAGGAAGCTGCGATGGTATCAGGCCCTTGGCAACTTCCTTGGGTTCAACACTTCAGTTTATTTATTCTATCGCTACCACTACACCTAA